In a single window of the Streptomyces sp. NBC_00094 genome:
- a CDS encoding LPXTG cell wall anchor domain-containing protein, with product MTLTGQPGIDIAEAAPRPPKPGKRCDEMYGVRNVPTGGLPQGDASRAVDRWDTYDYTNPGLQFDGLNPTQAELDAAGSDYKKYDHSDPRRIYARFNAQRRWKSFDDYLKKVYIPNQGYDARGKAFMAKVVREMGLTGPDWICEKEFYFVDPDTGERHLRRLDAYNKSTREIVEVKSNGSPDGREKPADRAWAKNRGWSSYKYTYVFAENQTGDAKKFMQELKDSAGKDSLGRDRVRSYDYQSHHRGLPPKGTENGPYRANGTTMSPGNGTSTGSRGSGNQVINQSPPNPQTLKDQLDRLGKTGQRSLMNRGLGGIDFTTLDLRYIGKGKGGEGLDYAFSAKSVEDEYAAGWGGQEKGNLISDAFFTWLALDPSTFWVNLNPDEPNRIIDADFGKTDAGRVLLEADLELKHDIFKAMDPETEVGRNFMNALPERDGFPCWAGFRYWIEPETAVVREQDGGIHILDTPLKLSTVPQETDTQPPGGKGCELTEAETQQSDRVLDRYITPLVEEKVNNGDYYADLRRVYTARVAAEWVRQNASDMPAEYREIINSGDVKRWSLRAPHKNWTGKQVWDRYYKAFTEGTFKYKWSNGEDVYVYTVGGVDFSKQPKRNMNPVRFRTEQRYKPRTVGYAVDTIADDPHKEGHLMFGGNSAGHSDGGTPTPTPTPTTTPTPTPTPTPTASPSGTGQPEPTATHPAPTVSQSLEPTTPPGPKDPDGDLADTGSDTPVALIGGIAAAAVAAGGALVWWRRRRTHTEG from the coding sequence ATGACCCTCACCGGGCAGCCCGGTATCGACATCGCCGAGGCCGCGCCCAGGCCGCCGAAACCCGGCAAGCGCTGTGACGAGATGTACGGGGTGAGGAACGTACCCACCGGCGGTCTGCCCCAGGGGGACGCCTCCCGTGCGGTGGACCGCTGGGACACCTACGACTACACCAACCCGGGTCTCCAGTTCGACGGCCTCAACCCCACCCAGGCCGAACTGGACGCCGCGGGCAGCGACTACAAGAAGTACGACCACAGCGACCCGCGCCGCATCTACGCCCGGTTCAACGCGCAGAGGCGCTGGAAGAGCTTCGACGACTACCTGAAGAAGGTCTACATCCCGAACCAGGGATACGACGCCCGCGGCAAGGCGTTCATGGCCAAGGTCGTGCGGGAGATGGGTCTGACGGGTCCGGACTGGATCTGCGAGAAGGAGTTCTACTTCGTCGACCCCGACACCGGCGAACGCCATCTGCGCAGGCTGGACGCCTACAACAAGAGCACCCGGGAGATCGTGGAGGTCAAGTCCAACGGAAGCCCCGACGGCCGCGAGAAGCCCGCGGACCGGGCCTGGGCCAAGAACAGGGGCTGGAGCTCCTACAAGTACACCTACGTGTTCGCCGAGAACCAGACCGGCGACGCGAAGAAGTTCATGCAGGAACTGAAGGACAGCGCGGGCAAGGACTCGCTCGGCCGTGACCGGGTCCGTTCCTACGACTACCAGTCCCATCACAGGGGATTGCCCCCCAAGGGCACCGAGAACGGCCCGTACCGTGCGAACGGTACGACGATGTCGCCGGGCAACGGCACCTCCACCGGCTCCCGCGGCTCCGGCAACCAGGTGATCAACCAGTCACCGCCGAACCCCCAGACCCTCAAGGATCAACTCGACCGGCTGGGCAAGACCGGGCAGCGGTCATTGATGAACCGTGGACTCGGGGGCATCGACTTCACCACCCTCGACCTGCGGTACATCGGCAAGGGCAAGGGCGGTGAGGGCCTGGACTACGCCTTCTCCGCCAAGTCGGTCGAGGACGAGTACGCGGCCGGGTGGGGCGGCCAGGAGAAGGGCAACCTGATCTCCGACGCCTTCTTCACCTGGCTCGCCCTGGACCCGTCCACGTTCTGGGTGAATCTCAATCCGGACGAGCCGAACCGCATCATCGACGCCGACTTCGGCAAGACCGACGCCGGCCGCGTGCTTCTGGAAGCGGACCTGGAGCTGAAGCACGACATCTTCAAGGCCATGGACCCCGAGACGGAGGTCGGCCGCAACTTCATGAACGCCCTGCCCGAGCGCGACGGCTTCCCCTGCTGGGCCGGTTTCCGCTACTGGATCGAGCCGGAGACCGCCGTCGTGCGCGAGCAGGACGGCGGCATCCACATCCTCGACACCCCGCTGAAGCTGTCCACGGTGCCCCAGGAGACCGACACGCAGCCGCCCGGCGGCAAGGGCTGCGAGCTCACCGAGGCGGAGACGCAGCAGTCCGACCGTGTGCTCGACCGTTACATCACCCCCCTGGTCGAGGAGAAGGTCAACAACGGCGACTACTACGCCGACCTGCGCCGGGTCTACACCGCCCGCGTCGCCGCCGAGTGGGTCCGGCAGAACGCCTCCGACATGCCCGCCGAGTACCGCGAGATCATCAACAGCGGCGATGTGAAGCGCTGGTCACTGCGCGCCCCGCACAAGAACTGGACCGGCAAGCAGGTCTGGGACCGCTACTACAAGGCCTTCACCGAGGGCACCTTCAAGTACAAGTGGTCCAACGGCGAGGACGTCTACGTCTACACCGTGGGCGGGGTCGACTTCTCCAAGCAGCCCAAGCGCAACATGAACCCCGTGCGCTTCCGCACCGAGCAGCGCTACAAGCCCCGCACGGTCGGCTACGCCGTCGACACGATCGCCGACGACCCGCACAAGGAGGGCCACCTGATGTTCGGCGGCAACAGCGCCGGACACTCCGACGGCGGCACCCCCACCCCTACGCCCACGCCCACGACGACCCCGACTCCGACCCCCACTCCGACCCCGACCGCGTCCCCGTCCGGTACGGGGCAGCCGGAGCCAACCGCGACGCATCCGGCACCGACGGTCAGCCAGTCCCTCGAACCCACCACTCCGCCGGGCCCGAAGGACCCTGACGGCGACCTCGCGGACACCGGCAGCGACACGCCCGTGGCCCTGATCGGCGGCATCGCCGCGGCCGCGGTCGCCGCAGGCGGCGCACTCGTGTGGTGGCGCCGCCGCCGGACGCACACCGAGGGCTGA
- a CDS encoding DUF4436 family protein: protein MSTTRRHRPGRGRVFPAALVCFLIVAAIALGTWLQFGERQTLDRVYSAGGSAPDRVDVQASIQRVDAAGRELVLRVLVTPRGELAEAGGVSPTEDLTLQTSTSTRGDLSFKAHSRIATMDLPVTLTGGSITDYPFDTYDAAIEFSATQGGEKVPVHMTLTNGDALFSAGVDASEDTGTAIFDVSLGRSDSVLIFAVFMMVAMWALAVSVLIGAWFLVTRGKGLTWPALGWMAATLFALAAFRNTAPGTPPIGCLLDYIAFLWAETVIAFCLVTVVVTGFKAERRSSSTA from the coding sequence GTGTCCACCACCCGACGCCACCGACCGGGCCGGGGCAGAGTCTTCCCCGCCGCGCTGGTCTGCTTCCTGATCGTGGCGGCCATCGCCCTGGGAACCTGGCTCCAGTTCGGCGAGCGCCAGACCCTGGACAGGGTGTACAGCGCCGGCGGTTCGGCGCCCGACCGCGTGGACGTCCAGGCCTCGATCCAACGCGTCGACGCCGCCGGCCGGGAGCTGGTCCTGCGCGTCCTGGTCACTCCGCGAGGAGAACTGGCCGAGGCCGGCGGCGTCTCCCCCACCGAGGACCTGACGCTCCAGACCTCGACCTCCACCCGGGGCGACCTGTCCTTCAAGGCGCACAGCCGCATCGCGACCATGGACCTGCCCGTCACCCTGACCGGCGGGTCGATCACGGACTACCCCTTCGACACCTACGACGCGGCCATCGAGTTCAGCGCCACCCAAGGAGGCGAGAAGGTCCCCGTCCACATGACGCTGACCAACGGCGACGCGCTCTTCTCGGCAGGAGTGGACGCCTCGGAGGACACCGGGACCGCGATCTTCGACGTCTCGCTGGGACGCTCCGACAGTGTCCTCATCTTCGCCGTCTTCATGATGGTCGCCATGTGGGCCCTGGCCGTCTCGGTACTCATCGGAGCATGGTTCCTCGTCACGCGCGGGAAGGGTCTGACCTGGCCTGCCCTCGGCTGGATGGCCGCCACGCTCTTCGCCCTGGCCGCCTTCCGCAACACCGCCCCGGGCACACCGCCCATCGGCTGCCTCCTGGACTACATCGCCTTCCTCTGGGCCGAGACCGTGATCGCCTTCTGCCTCGTCACGGTGGTCGTCACGGGCTTCAAGGCCGAGCGCCGGTCATCGAGCACCGCGTAG
- a CDS encoding agmatine/peptidylarginine deiminase produces MSDFRPSRRSALRVLAGIGALTLGTAACGPEDPGPSPAAGSTGPTAGTDEERRLGAEWESHARTFMSWPALESVWEDDLPYVRQDIARIARAIAEYEYVVMMARPDQRAAAQKACGSAVEVIPLAVDDLWARDTVPVFVEEGGKVLGVDFNFNGWGDKQVHDNDAQVGRKLLAKYGIPRIQAPLVAEGGSFETDGEGTLLITESSIVNDNRNRGKSRDRIEAELKELLGMEKVIWLKGVRGEDITDAHVDSLVRFTAPGVILLDRAFPGTPADSWSRSSDEAFTVLSEATDAQGRGFEVIDLPQPDPDRISGYSDDFLSTYANFYIGNDAVYLPKFGDKKADDRARGILREHFPKRDIVQVNIDTIATGGGGIHCATHDQPGKPVD; encoded by the coding sequence ATGTCCGACTTCCGCCCCTCCCGCCGATCGGCTCTGCGCGTGCTCGCCGGAATCGGAGCGCTCACCCTCGGCACCGCGGCCTGCGGACCCGAAGACCCCGGCCCGTCACCTGCCGCAGGCTCCACCGGCCCCACCGCGGGAACCGACGAGGAGCGACGCCTGGGCGCCGAGTGGGAGAGCCACGCCCGCACCTTCATGTCGTGGCCCGCGCTGGAGTCCGTCTGGGAGGACGACCTCCCTTACGTACGCCAGGACATCGCGCGCATCGCACGGGCCATCGCGGAGTACGAGTACGTCGTGATGATGGCCCGGCCGGACCAGCGGGCAGCGGCCCAGAAGGCATGCGGCTCCGCCGTCGAGGTCATCCCCCTCGCCGTCGACGACCTGTGGGCCCGTGACACCGTCCCCGTGTTCGTCGAGGAAGGCGGGAAGGTCCTCGGAGTCGACTTCAACTTCAACGGCTGGGGCGACAAGCAGGTCCACGACAACGACGCCCAGGTCGGCCGGAAGCTGCTGGCGAAGTACGGGATCCCCCGCATCCAGGCACCTCTCGTCGCCGAGGGCGGCTCCTTCGAGACCGACGGCGAGGGAACCCTCCTCATCACCGAGAGCTCGATCGTCAACGACAACCGCAACCGGGGCAAGTCCCGCGACCGGATCGAGGCCGAGCTCAAGGAGCTCCTGGGCATGGAGAAGGTGATCTGGCTGAAGGGCGTACGCGGCGAGGACATCACCGACGCCCACGTCGACAGTCTCGTACGGTTCACCGCGCCCGGAGTGATCCTCCTCGACCGGGCCTTCCCGGGCACGCCCGCCGACTCCTGGTCGCGCTCCTCGGACGAGGCCTTCACGGTGCTGAGCGAGGCGACCGACGCCCAGGGCCGCGGCTTCGAGGTCATCGACCTCCCGCAGCCCGACCCCGACCGGATCTCCGGGTACAGCGACGACTTCCTGTCGACCTACGCGAACTTCTACATCGGCAACGACGCGGTGTACCTGCCCAAGTTCGGCGACAAGAAGGCCGACGACCGCGCACGGGGAATCCTGCGGGAGCACTTCCCCAAGCGGGACATCGTGCAGGTGAACATCGACACCATCGCCACCGGAGGCGGCGGGATCCACTGCGCCACCCACGATCAGCCCGGCAAGCCGGTCGACTGA
- a CDS encoding TetR/AcrR family transcriptional regulator, with protein sequence MATDRRRAILEGAARVIARRGVRGLRMEELAAESGVSTALIYYHFKDRAGVLRHTLEFISDRADRYTSDETAPGEPRDARQELEQTLLLEFQDLPDVRENSTAWGELRASAVFEPELRGDLARATLAWIHDVADLMSCIRPTAPAPALTASAERLTGLLEGLSTRWLSGTLPLTHARELVKEAVSIEIRRLE encoded by the coding sequence GTGGCGACGGACCGCCGAAGGGCCATCTTGGAAGGTGCCGCCCGAGTCATAGCCCGGCGAGGCGTACGCGGACTGCGCATGGAGGAGCTGGCGGCCGAGTCCGGGGTGTCCACCGCGCTGATCTACTACCACTTCAAGGACCGGGCCGGCGTCCTGCGCCACACCCTGGAGTTCATCAGCGACCGGGCCGACCGGTACACATCCGACGAGACCGCCCCGGGCGAACCGCGCGACGCCCGGCAGGAACTGGAGCAGACCCTGCTGCTGGAGTTCCAGGACCTCCCGGACGTGCGCGAGAACAGCACCGCGTGGGGCGAGCTGCGCGCCAGCGCGGTCTTCGAGCCCGAGTTGCGCGGCGACCTGGCCAGAGCCACGCTGGCCTGGATCCACGATGTCGCGGATCTCATGAGCTGCATCCGTCCGACGGCCCCCGCCCCGGCCCTCACGGCATCCGCGGAGAGACTCACCGGGCTCCTGGAGGGGCTCAGCACGCGCTGGCTCAGCGGCACCCTTCCCCTGACCCATGCCCGCGAACTGGTGAAGGAGGCGGTCTCCATCGAGATCCGGCGACTGGAGTAG
- a CDS encoding serine/threonine-protein kinase, whose product MSAQLSGAQPAHAALTADDPREIGGYRLQARLGSGGMGVVYLAHTPGGRPIALKAVRAEFAGDPEFRLRFAQEVASAERIHGLFTAQVVASGVDAPTPWLATAYVPGPSLQQVVQRHGPLPVRTVLLLVAGIAEALQAIHRAGVVHRDLKPANVLIAEDGPRVIDFGIARAADAVALTGRGMSIGTAAFMAPEQALGRPVSPATDVFALGALIAYVASGTGPFGPGPESAALYRVVHEQPDLTRVPHDLRDLLAWCLSKQPEGRPTTVDLIAAVHAHPLVGPRPEFAEGWLPRSISSEVAGRAVHQAPVHAQPTLAAPASPAAPPPPPKADIPVRPSSRRARNGGRRRPLVTALAALVILVTAGGAVYLLDSPPWAPGRAGGSDADSGPSYPAADSYVPGNKEVELTSPDASYEFDLKAGKVVPVDTAAWYLARDRSEFVLPEDSDAFVSPGGDLGPADCVRGIDTEPVTRIPFADLADERPFCVRSSDGKDLVIVRLIEAQADGGPVAAAFEHYRSDR is encoded by the coding sequence ATGTCCGCTCAGCTTTCCGGTGCACAGCCCGCTCACGCGGCGCTGACGGCCGACGACCCCCGAGAGATCGGCGGATACCGCCTCCAGGCCCGACTGGGCTCGGGTGGCATGGGTGTGGTGTACCTGGCTCACACCCCCGGAGGCCGCCCGATCGCGTTGAAGGCGGTACGGGCGGAGTTCGCGGGAGATCCCGAGTTCCGCCTGCGCTTCGCCCAGGAAGTGGCCAGCGCCGAGCGCATCCACGGCCTGTTCACCGCGCAGGTGGTCGCCTCGGGGGTGGACGCCCCCACGCCGTGGCTCGCCACCGCCTATGTCCCCGGACCGTCCCTGCAGCAGGTGGTCCAGCGGCACGGCCCGCTCCCGGTGCGGACGGTGCTGCTGCTCGTGGCCGGCATCGCCGAGGCCCTCCAGGCGATCCACCGGGCCGGGGTCGTTCATCGCGACCTCAAGCCCGCCAACGTGCTGATCGCGGAGGACGGGCCCCGCGTCATCGACTTCGGTATCGCGCGTGCGGCCGACGCCGTCGCGCTGACGGGGAGGGGCATGAGCATCGGGACCGCGGCGTTCATGGCTCCTGAGCAGGCGCTGGGCCGTCCGGTGTCTCCGGCCACCGACGTCTTCGCACTCGGCGCGCTCATCGCGTACGTGGCGAGCGGCACGGGTCCCTTCGGGCCGGGGCCGGAGTCCGCCGCTCTGTACCGGGTGGTCCACGAGCAGCCCGATCTCACGCGCGTGCCGCACGACCTGCGGGATCTGCTGGCCTGGTGTCTGTCCAAGCAGCCGGAGGGCCGCCCCACGACGGTGGACCTGATCGCGGCCGTCCACGCCCATCCCCTGGTGGGACCCCGTCCGGAGTTCGCCGAGGGCTGGCTGCCCCGGTCGATCAGCAGCGAGGTCGCGGGGCGGGCGGTCCATCAGGCGCCGGTTCACGCGCAGCCCACCCTCGCCGCCCCGGCGTCCCCGGCCGCTCCGCCTCCGCCCCCCAAGGCCGACATCCCGGTCCGGCCCTCCTCGCGCCGGGCGCGGAACGGCGGTCGGCGGCGCCCGCTCGTGACGGCCCTCGCCGCGCTCGTGATCCTCGTGACGGCCGGTGGCGCCGTGTATCTCCTCGACTCCCCGCCGTGGGCGCCGGGCCGGGCAGGGGGTTCCGACGCCGACTCCGGTCCGTCGTACCCCGCGGCGGACTCCTATGTGCCGGGCAACAAGGAGGTCGAGCTGACCTCGCCTGATGCCTCCTACGAATTCGACCTGAAGGCCGGGAAGGTCGTTCCCGTGGACACGGCCGCCTGGTACCTGGCGCGAGACCGGTCGGAGTTCGTCCTCCCCGAAGACAGTGACGCCTTCGTGTCTCCCGGGGGAGATCTGGGACCCGCCGACTGCGTGCGGGGTATCGACACGGAGCCGGTCACCCGGATCCCCTTCGCGGACCTGGCCGACGAGCGCCCCTTCTGCGTCCGTAGCTCCGACGGGAAGGACCTCGTCATCGTGCGGCTGATAGAAGCCCAGGCGGATGGCGGGCCGGTCGCGGCGGCGTTCGAGCACTACCGCAGTGATCGGTAG
- a CDS encoding agmatine deiminase family protein, whose product MDTPTTSRRRLLRLGAAALPLAALGSALPTAARAATGPSGATLRMPAETDAHVRTFMAWPALSSVWSTQLGGVRRDIAKVADAISRYEPVVMLARPSQAADARYACGAGAYYGIDVVEIPNDDLWIRDFGPTFVVAPGVVAGVDTNFNGWGKTGTPYAQPYANDAAAAATLLGHYGVQRVRAGFVGEGGSLETDGQGTLLATVSSMVNPNRNPGMTQDQVEQAMKSALGIDKVIWVPGLAGQDITDCHIDCLARFVAPGQVILDQPGPGTDPKWVAVYNETKQILLGATDAQGRRLTVTELPGPDRLYIRGGGSGFLSSYTNYYTANGAVLVPQFGDTHADSVAYGILAAAYPGRSIVQLNIDNIARGGGGIHCATQSQPVVPPAV is encoded by the coding sequence ATGGACACGCCCACGACGTCTCGGCGCCGACTGCTTCGGCTCGGTGCGGCCGCTCTGCCGCTCGCGGCCCTTGGATCGGCACTGCCCACGGCCGCCCGCGCCGCCACCGGCCCCTCGGGCGCCACGCTGCGGATGCCCGCGGAGACCGACGCCCACGTGCGCACCTTCATGGCCTGGCCGGCGCTGTCGTCGGTCTGGTCCACGCAGCTCGGCGGCGTCCGCAGGGACATCGCGAAGGTCGCCGACGCGATCTCCCGCTACGAGCCGGTCGTGATGCTCGCCCGGCCCTCGCAGGCGGCGGACGCCCGGTACGCCTGCGGAGCAGGGGCCTACTACGGCATCGACGTCGTCGAGATCCCCAACGACGATCTGTGGATACGTGACTTCGGCCCCACCTTCGTCGTCGCCCCCGGCGTCGTCGCCGGTGTGGACACCAACTTCAACGGCTGGGGCAAGACCGGCACGCCGTACGCGCAGCCCTATGCCAACGACGCGGCCGCGGCCGCGACCCTGCTCGGCCACTACGGCGTCCAACGCGTGCGGGCCGGGTTCGTCGGGGAGGGCGGCTCACTGGAGACCGACGGCCAGGGCACCCTGCTGGCCACGGTCAGCTCGATGGTCAACCCCAACCGCAACCCGGGCATGACCCAGGATCAGGTCGAGCAGGCGATGAAGTCGGCGCTCGGCATCGACAAGGTGATCTGGGTACCGGGACTCGCCGGCCAGGACATCACCGACTGCCACATCGACTGCCTGGCCCGCTTCGTCGCGCCGGGACAGGTCATCCTGGACCAGCCCGGTCCCGGCACCGACCCCAAGTGGGTCGCCGTCTACAACGAGACCAAGCAGATCCTGCTGGGCGCGACCGACGCACAGGGCCGCCGCCTGACCGTCACCGAGCTCCCCGGTCCGGACCGCCTGTACATCCGTGGAGGAGGCTCCGGCTTCCTGTCCAGCTACACCAACTACTACACCGCGAACGGCGCTGTCCTCGTCCCTCAGTTCGGTGACACCCATGCCGACAGCGTGGCCTACGGCATTCTCGCGGCCGCCTACCCCGGCCGGAGCATCGTTCAGCTGAACATCGACAACATCGCGCGCGGCGGTGGCGGCATCCACTGCGCCACCCAGTCGCAACCGGTCGTTCCCCCGGCTGTCTGA
- a CDS encoding TetR/AcrR family transcriptional regulator: MASRSTQILEAAARVIARRGVRGLRVEELAAEAGVSTALIYYHFKDRAGILSKTLEFINDRAERYTTHRDPDAAPLSPREELEETLLLELQDSTEVRENSSAWGELRASAVFDDLLREDLARATLIWVQEVAALLGQVRPMAPAVALTAAAERLTALLEGLSMRWLSGTLRIAHARTLMSEAIDAEVARLGRP, from the coding sequence ATGGCGTCTCGCAGCACTCAGATCCTCGAAGCCGCCGCGCGGGTCATCGCCCGGCGCGGGGTCCGCGGCCTGCGCGTGGAGGAGCTCGCCGCCGAGGCGGGCGTGTCCACCGCGTTGATCTACTACCACTTCAAGGACCGCGCCGGGATCCTGAGCAAGACGCTGGAGTTCATCAACGACCGCGCCGAGCGCTACACGACCCACCGCGATCCGGACGCCGCACCGCTCAGCCCGCGCGAGGAGCTGGAGGAAACGCTCCTCCTCGAACTCCAGGACTCGACCGAGGTCAGGGAGAACAGCAGCGCCTGGGGTGAATTGAGGGCCAGCGCCGTCTTCGACGATCTCCTGCGTGAGGACCTCGCGAGAGCCACCCTGATCTGGGTCCAGGAGGTGGCGGCCCTGCTCGGCCAGGTCCGGCCGATGGCCCCGGCGGTCGCTCTCACCGCCGCCGCCGAGCGGCTCACCGCCCTCCTGGAGGGCCTGAGCATGCGCTGGCTCAGCGGCACGCTCCGGATCGCCCACGCCCGGACCCTGATGAGCGAGGCCATCGACGCCGAGGTCGCGCGCCTCGGCCGTCCGTGA